In the genome of Gordonia rubripertincta, one region contains:
- a CDS encoding proteasome assembly chaperone family protein, with the protein MDEQPARNDALYELAFPAPQVTRADGTGPVLIHALEGFADAGHAVALAAAHLRDSLESELVATFSSDELMDYRSRRPTISFSGETFTEVEMPALTLHAIRDNSGKGFLLLAGAEPDLRWEQFVDAVRRLSDRLGVTDVIGLNAIPMAVPHTRPPSITAHGSDPDALGDLPRWGSAMKLPASASMLLELRMGEHDYRASGLSVHVPHYLAQTNYPAASARLLSAVAELAGLDLPLAALESAAEKVRAQVDTEVEGNSEIESVVAALETQYDTFTQAAEERASLLAAEESLPSGDELGAELERFLAEQVAEQSKDDEPGDEGPQSSI; encoded by the coding sequence GTGGACGAGCAACCTGCGCGGAACGACGCGCTGTACGAACTCGCCTTTCCCGCTCCGCAGGTCACCCGCGCCGACGGCACGGGTCCGGTTCTGATCCATGCCCTGGAGGGGTTCGCCGACGCGGGCCACGCTGTCGCCCTCGCGGCCGCCCACCTCCGGGACAGCCTGGAGTCGGAACTGGTCGCGACGTTCTCGTCCGACGAGCTGATGGACTACCGCTCCCGCCGCCCGACGATCTCGTTCAGCGGTGAGACCTTCACCGAGGTCGAGATGCCGGCGCTGACCCTGCACGCGATCCGCGACAACTCGGGCAAGGGTTTCCTGCTGCTGGCCGGCGCCGAACCCGATCTGCGGTGGGAGCAGTTCGTCGACGCGGTGCGCCGCCTGTCCGACCGGCTGGGCGTCACCGATGTGATCGGACTCAACGCGATCCCGATGGCCGTGCCGCACACGCGTCCGCCGTCGATCACCGCGCACGGCAGCGACCCCGACGCCCTCGGCGACCTCCCCCGCTGGGGTTCGGCGATGAAGCTGCCCGCGAGCGCCTCGATGCTGCTCGAACTGCGGATGGGTGAGCACGACTACCGGGCCTCCGGCCTGTCGGTCCACGTGCCGCACTACCTGGCGCAGACGAACTACCCGGCGGCCTCCGCGCGGCTCCTGTCCGCGGTCGCCGAGCTGGCCGGTCTCGACCTGCCGCTCGCCGCGCTCGAGAGCGCCGCGGAGAAGGTGCGTGCCCAGGTCGACACCGAGGTCGAGGGCAACTCCGAGATCGAGTCGGTCGTCGCCGCGCTGGAGACCCAGTACGACACCTTCACCCAGGCCGCCGAGGAGCGCGCGTCGTTGCTGGCCGCCGAGGAGTCGCTGCCCAGCGGCGACGAACTGGGCGCCGAACTCGAGCGGTTCCTGGCCGAGCAGGTGGCCGAGCAGTCGAAGGACGACGAGCCCGGAGACGAGGGACCGCAATCGTCGATCTGA
- a CDS encoding DEAD/DEAH box helicase, which translates to MPVDDEDQALDTYTQWWSGRGLDLYEHQEEALLELLAGSHVILATPTGSGKSLVAAGALYFARCRGERAFYTAPIKALVSEKFFELCGMFGADQVGLLTGDASVNPDAPIVCATAEIVANLALAAGGGSDIGTLVADEFHYYGEPDRGWAWQVPLIELPSTQFLLMSATLGDVSFFVDDLARRTGRDTVEVTGAQRPVPLVHDYSMTPIHETIADLVDRGRAPIYVVHFTQAAAVERAQALLSVKICDKEEKAAIAEAIGDFRFSTGFGNTLSKLLRSGIGVHHAGMLPRYRRLVERLAQQGLLKVIAGTDTLGVGINVPIRTVLFAGLSKYDGRRVRRLRAREFHQIAGRAGRAGFDTVGYVVAQAPEHDVENARAVAKAGDDPKKLRKLVRRKPPEGFVSWGEKTFTQLIDAPDEPLRSHFQMTTAMLLEVLGRPGDCFAAIRHLLEDNHEPRDRQLRHIKHTIELYRGLRDAGIVVQLDEPDETGRHIALSVDMPENFALTNPLSAFAMATFEILDPESSTYALDVISILESTLENPRPLLLAQRKVARDAAIAEMKADGIEYEERMTRLEDITWPQPLFEEIFGAFEIYRRGHPWVASFPPNPKSVLREMLEKAMTFTELISAYGLARSEGVVLRYLSDCYRVLRQGVPTSAVTPEIEQIVADLGTMVREVDSSLVDEWEALAAQAAEV; encoded by the coding sequence GTGCCCGTCGACGACGAGGACCAGGCACTCGACACCTACACACAGTGGTGGAGCGGGCGCGGCCTCGACCTGTACGAACACCAGGAAGAGGCACTGCTCGAGCTGCTCGCCGGCAGCCACGTCATCCTGGCGACCCCGACCGGTTCGGGGAAGTCGCTCGTGGCCGCCGGCGCACTGTATTTCGCGCGCTGCCGGGGCGAGCGGGCCTTCTACACCGCGCCGATCAAGGCCCTCGTCAGCGAGAAGTTCTTCGAGCTGTGCGGGATGTTCGGCGCCGATCAGGTCGGCCTGCTGACCGGTGACGCGTCGGTCAACCCGGATGCCCCGATCGTCTGCGCCACCGCCGAGATCGTGGCGAACCTCGCCCTCGCGGCCGGCGGCGGCAGCGACATCGGCACGCTGGTGGCCGACGAGTTCCACTACTACGGCGAACCCGACCGCGGCTGGGCATGGCAGGTCCCGCTCATCGAACTGCCCTCCACACAGTTCCTGCTGATGTCGGCGACCCTCGGCGACGTCTCGTTCTTCGTCGACGACCTCGCGCGCCGCACCGGCCGGGACACGGTCGAGGTCACCGGCGCCCAGCGGCCCGTGCCCCTTGTCCACGACTACTCGATGACCCCGATCCACGAGACGATCGCCGACCTCGTCGACCGTGGTCGCGCACCGATCTACGTCGTGCACTTCACCCAGGCCGCCGCCGTCGAACGAGCCCAGGCACTGCTGAGCGTGAAGATCTGCGACAAGGAGGAGAAGGCCGCGATCGCCGAGGCGATCGGCGACTTCCGCTTCTCCACCGGCTTCGGCAACACCCTGTCGAAGCTGCTGCGTTCGGGCATCGGCGTCCACCACGCCGGGATGCTCCCCCGCTATCGTCGCCTCGTCGAACGCCTTGCGCAGCAAGGACTCCTGAAGGTGATCGCCGGCACCGACACCCTCGGCGTGGGCATCAACGTGCCGATCCGCACGGTGCTGTTCGCCGGGTTGAGCAAGTACGACGGCCGCCGCGTCCGTCGCCTGCGGGCGCGTGAGTTCCACCAGATCGCAGGTCGCGCCGGCCGGGCCGGGTTCGACACCGTCGGCTACGTGGTCGCCCAGGCGCCCGAGCACGACGTGGAGAACGCCCGAGCCGTCGCCAAGGCCGGCGACGATCCGAAGAAGCTGCGAAAACTCGTGCGTCGCAAGCCTCCCGAGGGTTTCGTGTCGTGGGGCGAGAAGACCTTCACCCAACTGATCGACGCGCCCGACGAGCCGCTGCGGTCGCATTTCCAGATGACCACCGCGATGCTGCTCGAGGTGCTCGGCCGTCCCGGAGACTGTTTCGCCGCCATCCGGCACCTGCTCGAGGACAACCACGAACCGCGCGATCGGCAGTTACGCCACATCAAACACACCATCGAGCTCTACCGCGGCCTGCGCGACGCCGGGATCGTCGTACAGCTCGACGAGCCCGACGAGACCGGCCGGCACATCGCCCTCAGCGTGGACATGCCGGAGAACTTCGCGCTGACCAACCCGCTGTCGGCGTTCGCGATGGCCACCTTCGAGATCCTCGACCCCGAATCGTCCACCTACGCCCTCGATGTCATCTCGATTCTCGAGTCGACGCTGGAGAACCCGCGGCCGTTGCTGCTCGCCCAGCGCAAGGTCGCCCGGGATGCGGCGATCGCCGAGATGAAGGCCGACGGCATCGAGTACGAGGAACGGATGACGCGGCTCGAGGACATCACCTGGCCGCAGCCGCTCTTCGAGGAGATCTTCGGCGCCTTCGAGATCTACCGGCGCGGCCACCCCTGGGTGGCGTCGTTCCCGCCCAACCCGAAGTCGGTGCTCCGCGAGATGCTGGAGAAGGCGATGACCTTCACCGAGCTGATCTCCGCCTACGGTCTCGCCCGCAGCGAGGGTGTGGTGCTGCGGTACCTGTCCGACTGCTATCGGGTTCTGCGCCAAGGCGTTCCGACCAGTGCGGTGACGCCGGAGATCGAACAGATCGTGGCCGATCTCGGCACCATGGTCCGCGAGGTCGACTCGAGCCTCGTCGACGAGTGGGAGGCACTCGCCGCCCAGGCGGCGGAGGTCTGA
- a CDS encoding hydrogen peroxide-inducible genes activator — protein sequence MPDKTYQPTIAGLRAFVALAQRRHFGSAAADLGVSQPSLSQALSALETGLGVTLVERTTRRVLLTQDGEELLQRAMAAVDAVDEFTAAAAGAGQPLHGAIRLGVIPTVAPYVLPAVLRGLAEQLPDLRPRVVEEQTGRLVEQLRGGTLDVALLALPLDVPGIAEVPLYREDFVLALPAGHALAGKRRVDPSALADLPLLLLDEGHCLRDQALEVCALAGVRPDLGQTRAASLTTAVHCVVGGLGVTLIPQTAVASETASGDLAIATFASPRPGRQIGVVFRRSARHDEAYRQLAALISEIVADTGAVTPV from the coding sequence ATGCCCGATAAAACTTATCAGCCCACCATCGCCGGTCTGCGCGCGTTCGTGGCACTTGCCCAGCGCAGGCATTTCGGGTCCGCCGCGGCGGACCTGGGAGTGAGCCAGCCGTCGCTGTCGCAGGCCCTGTCGGCGCTGGAGACCGGTCTCGGCGTCACGCTCGTCGAGCGGACGACGCGTCGGGTCCTGCTGACCCAGGACGGCGAGGAACTGCTGCAGCGAGCGATGGCGGCAGTGGATGCCGTCGACGAGTTCACCGCCGCGGCCGCGGGTGCCGGCCAGCCGCTGCACGGTGCGATCCGGCTCGGGGTCATCCCGACGGTCGCGCCGTACGTGCTGCCCGCGGTGCTGCGCGGACTCGCCGAGCAGCTGCCGGACCTGCGACCCCGCGTCGTCGAGGAACAGACCGGGCGGCTCGTCGAACAGCTGCGGGGCGGCACCCTCGACGTGGCACTCCTGGCACTGCCGCTCGACGTGCCCGGGATCGCCGAAGTTCCGCTCTACCGTGAGGATTTCGTCCTCGCTCTGCCGGCCGGGCACGCTCTCGCCGGCAAGCGGCGGGTGGACCCGAGCGCACTGGCCGACCTGCCGCTGCTGCTCCTCGACGAGGGTCACTGCCTGCGGGATCAGGCGCTGGAGGTGTGCGCGCTCGCCGGGGTCCGGCCCGACCTGGGGCAGACGCGCGCGGCGTCGCTGACGACGGCCGTGCACTGCGTCGTCGGTGGGCTCGGGGTGACCCTGATCCCGCAGACCGCAGTCGCCTCGGAGACGGCGTCGGGGGACCTGGCGATCGCCACGTTCGCTTCGCCGCGGCCGGGCCGTCAGATCGGGGTCGTCTTCCGCCGCTCCGCGCGTCACGACGAGGCGTATCGGCAGCTCGCGGCTCTCATCTCGGAGATCGTCGCCGACACCGGCGCGGTGACGCCGGTGTGA